From the Selenomonas timonae genome, one window contains:
- a CDS encoding sulfatase-like hydrolase/transferase: MTDDFTIFWRNDEHASALFYDLLARSERGAYDDDFLVQLAAYREAAPESERADIFATRYLLAHGDAESAVICGERAYRKRSINLEVWKVLAAAYKALHREMEALEIQGRAYGLYGAPKPVINLPETDVKEGLGRLSLAMGNGLYTPNSTGRACLENGALHFRPDIFIGEEIPLTMPPDSARFWSAVYTENSCLSDHSHMLSALRHTDAFSRYEHHEFFFNLQKATEVRGTTNIQLPPGTEAIIPIAGTAVNQPLSVTTASGGAQETPLGKWAFSYFRLSEDTALRSAEDTPYAVGTPIRLGHSPQRRKVVLNLFIDGLSWAATRPYAATHMPNIMRFFSRGVIFDQHFSTSEYTLPAHPAIETGCYPHHTQIFNIKAGGELPRNMPTIAERMSALGYYCAAPAASTQGISHGVLRGFDRAIAASWILNSSFGADSAIRHIRAFDEADQFLFLDILDIHPYNAIGFKFDTAVETHLPLSERFFPHDANTASVRLPSLKIYQEQYLERLQQTDRNLGLLLAYLEDHFTEDEFLVNLYSDHGIAIFGSTSTGIIDVISECSTSAAWMMRGAGVPEGVTVNDLTSSIDIYPTLGKLCGYPVTDDIDGQLPAIFGGTTRDAVYSASQYPGQTYKLAVRTHEHVLRLETQEVVDEDGTADFMITRTGIYPRGHELEEAHRIDSAELRAFFWPRARDFVKETANNGEFWPAMRAARPAWFGGPA; this comes from the coding sequence ATGACGGACGATTTCACCATATTCTGGCGCAATGATGAGCATGCCTCTGCGCTCTTTTACGATCTTCTCGCGCGTTCGGAGCGCGGCGCATACGACGATGATTTCCTCGTGCAGCTGGCTGCATATCGGGAGGCTGCACCGGAATCCGAGCGTGCGGACATCTTTGCCACACGCTATTTACTTGCGCATGGCGATGCAGAATCCGCAGTTATTTGCGGTGAGCGCGCCTATCGAAAACGCAGCATCAATCTTGAGGTCTGGAAGGTCCTCGCTGCCGCTTACAAAGCCCTCCATCGGGAGATGGAGGCGCTCGAAATACAGGGCCGTGCTTATGGCCTCTATGGTGCACCGAAACCTGTAATCAATCTGCCGGAGACCGATGTAAAGGAGGGCTTGGGGCGTCTTTCCCTTGCCATGGGGAACGGCCTGTATACGCCCAATTCGACTGGCCGTGCCTGCCTAGAGAACGGAGCGCTGCACTTTCGTCCCGATATCTTTATCGGCGAGGAGATTCCGCTCACGATGCCGCCCGACAGCGCACGTTTTTGGAGTGCCGTTTATACGGAAAACTCCTGTCTGTCCGATCACAGCCATATGCTGTCCGCACTGCGCCATACGGATGCGTTTTCCCGCTACGAGCATCATGAGTTCTTCTTCAACCTGCAAAAGGCAACGGAGGTGCGCGGCACAACGAATATTCAGCTCCCTCCCGGCACGGAGGCGATCATCCCGATCGCTGGAACTGCAGTAAACCAGCCGCTCTCCGTAACCACCGCATCGGGCGGCGCGCAGGAAACTCCACTCGGCAAATGGGCATTCAGCTACTTCCGCCTCAGCGAGGACACTGCCCTCCGCTCCGCGGAGGATACGCCCTACGCTGTGGGCACTCCGATCCGCCTCGGGCACAGCCCGCAGCGGCGCAAGGTTGTCCTGAATCTGTTCATCGATGGTCTGTCATGGGCTGCGACACGCCCCTATGCGGCGACACATATGCCGAACATCATGCGTTTCTTCTCCCGCGGCGTGATCTTCGATCAGCATTTCTCGACCTCAGAGTACACACTGCCCGCGCACCCCGCCATCGAGACCGGCTGTTATCCCCATCATACGCAGATATTCAACATAAAGGCCGGGGGTGAGCTCCCGCGGAACATGCCGACCATCGCGGAACGCATGAGCGCGCTCGGCTACTACTGCGCGGCTCCGGCAGCATCCACACAGGGCATTTCTCATGGTGTGTTGCGTGGATTCGATCGCGCAATTGCTGCTTCCTGGATACTGAACTCCTCCTTTGGCGCGGACTCCGCAATTCGTCACATCCGGGCATTCGATGAAGCAGACCAATTTCTCTTTCTCGATATACTTGACATACATCCGTACAATGCCATCGGATTCAAATTCGATACCGCCGTCGAGACCCACCTGCCTCTCTCGGAGCGGTTCTTCCCTCATGATGCAAACACGGCAAGCGTTCGCTTGCCCAGCCTCAAAATCTATCAGGAGCAGTATCTCGAACGGCTGCAGCAGACCGACCGCAATCTTGGCCTTTTACTCGCCTACCTGGAGGATCATTTCACAGAGGATGAATTCCTCGTGAACCTCTACTCCGATCACGGCATTGCCATATTCGGAAGCACCTCGACGGGCATCATCGACGTCATCAGCGAGTGCTCCACCAGCGCTGCGTGGATGATGCGCGGTGCCGGTGTGCCGGAGGGCGTGACCGTCAATGACCTCACCAGCTCCATTGACATTTACCCCACCCTTGGAAAACTCTGCGGATACCCCGTCACAGACGATATTGACGGCCAGCTTCCCGCCATCTTCGGCGGGACGACACGTGACGCCGTGTACAGTGCCTCCCAATATCCAGGACAGACATATAAGCTCGCTGTACGCACGCATGAGCACGTGCTGCGCCTGGAGACACAAGAGGTCGTTGACGAGGACGGAACGGCCGACTTCATGATTACGCGCACCGGCATCTATCCACGCGGACATGAGCTCGAGGAAGCGCATCGCATCGACTCCGCAGAGCTGCGTGCATTCTTCTGGCCGCGTGCGCGGGACTTTGTCAAAGAAACGGCCAACAACGGCGAGTTCTGGCCCGCGATGCGCGCAGCGCGTCCCGCGTGGTTCGGCGGGCCAGCCTAG
- a CDS encoding 2-aminoethylphosphonate aminotransferase, with the protein MNIQRNILLNPGPATTTDTVKMAQIVPDICPREREFGALMRELGTDLLKVVHADPADWTTVLFCGSGTLCMDACVSSLIPADGKLLIVNNGAYSARAAEMARAYSVPHIDLKFPIDGLPDLAAVERTLIEHPDITAVYTTHQETGTGILNPVREIGALAHAHGAVMIADTISTYAMIPFSVDEMNVDVCMSSAQKGIQGMTGLSFVLAKKSVLDAAKAYPVRSYYTNLVMQYEGFEQTGEMRFTPPVQTVYAAKRALAEYFAEGETKKWARHTRTIDAIHAGLARLGLTEVIPRELQSGLVVAVAYPSADFDFTRVHDYCYERGYTIYPGKMQTSATFRLCALGAIDETDIAGFFRVFEDALNA; encoded by the coding sequence ATGAACATACAGAGAAATATCCTCCTCAACCCGGGACCGGCGACCACGACCGACACGGTCAAGATGGCGCAGATCGTCCCCGACATCTGCCCGCGCGAGCGGGAGTTTGGCGCACTGATGCGCGAACTTGGCACGGATTTATTAAAGGTTGTCCATGCCGATCCTGCGGACTGGACGACCGTCCTTTTCTGCGGCTCGGGTACGCTCTGCATGGACGCGTGCGTCAGCTCGCTCATCCCCGCTGACGGAAAGCTCCTCATTGTCAACAACGGAGCCTATTCCGCGCGGGCGGCAGAGATGGCGCGTGCCTACTCTGTGCCGCATATCGACCTGAAATTCCCAATCGACGGGCTGCCCGATCTCGCTGCGGTCGAGCGCACACTCATCGAGCATCCCGACATCACTGCCGTCTACACAACGCATCAGGAAACGGGTACGGGCATCCTCAATCCCGTACGGGAGATCGGTGCGCTTGCCCATGCGCACGGCGCGGTCATGATCGCGGACACGATCTCAACCTACGCCATGATCCCATTCAGCGTCGACGAAATGAACGTCGATGTATGTATGTCCTCGGCGCAGAAGGGCATTCAGGGCATGACGGGGCTTTCGTTTGTGCTCGCAAAAAAATCCGTCCTCGATGCAGCAAAGGCGTATCCCGTGCGCTCGTACTACACAAACCTCGTCATGCAGTACGAGGGATTCGAGCAGACGGGCGAGATGCGCTTTACCCCGCCCGTGCAGACCGTCTATGCGGCAAAACGCGCCCTCGCAGAGTATTTTGCCGAGGGCGAAACGAAAAAATGGGCACGCCACACGCGCACGATTGACGCCATCCACGCAGGGCTTGCACGGCTCGGTCTCACGGAGGTCATCCCGCGCGAGCTCCAGTCGGGACTGGTGGTCGCTGTTGCATATCCGTCGGCGGACTTTGACTTCACGCGCGTGCATGACTACTGCTACGAGCGCGGCTATACGATCTATCCGGGCAAGATGCAGACCTCAGCGACATTCCGCCTCTGCGCTCTCGGTGCGATTGACGAGACGGACATTGCGGGCTTTTTCCGCGTGTTTGAAGATGCGCTGAACGCGTAA
- a CDS encoding class I SAM-dependent methyltransferase: MSNEWKAVWNRRQAAEVALSGDWQDVFLELKRLNGFDVVDGGIPLDSLLMQGRRIVELLHLSPGMSVYDVGCGAGANLYLMQREGIVVGGTDYAATLVETARRVLPGARELTCGEADAFDTTLKYDAALSNSVFSYFPSEDFAARVLTRMLEKTTGAIGLIDLHDAAKEEDFLAYRRATIPDYDERYKGLSKFFYRRAFFEDFARAHNLCIEYPAIEMEGYWNTPFVFNVFMYRK, from the coding sequence GTGAGCAATGAATGGAAAGCCGTCTGGAACCGGCGGCAGGCAGCGGAGGTCGCCCTCTCGGGCGACTGGCAGGATGTATTCCTCGAACTGAAGCGCCTCAACGGATTTGACGTTGTGGACGGCGGCATTCCCCTCGACTCGCTGCTCATGCAGGGGCGGCGGATTGTAGAGCTGTTGCACCTCTCGCCGGGCATGAGCGTCTACGATGTCGGATGCGGCGCGGGAGCGAACCTCTACCTCATGCAGCGTGAGGGCATCGTCGTCGGCGGCACGGACTACGCCGCCACCCTCGTCGAGACCGCGCGCAGGGTACTCCCCGGGGCACGCGAGCTGACCTGCGGTGAGGCAGACGCGTTCGATACCACGCTCAAATACGACGCTGCGCTCTCGAACAGCGTCTTTTCCTATTTCCCGAGCGAGGACTTTGCCGCGCGTGTGCTCACGCGCATGCTGGAGAAAACGACGGGTGCAATCGGACTGATTGATCTCCACGATGCGGCGAAGGAGGAGGATTTCCTCGCTTACCGCCGCGCCACCATCCCCGACTACGATGAGCGCTACAAGGGGCTCAGCAAGTTCTTCTACCGCCGCGCCTTCTTCGAGGATTTTGCACGCGCACACAACCTCTGCATCGAATACCCCGCCATCGAGATGGAGGGGTATTGGAACACCCCGTTTGTATTCAACGTATTTATGTATCGGAAATAA
- the aepX gene encoding phosphoenolpyruvate mutase, whose product MKKVYTCFCTDIIHEGHRNLLRAAAELGEVTVGVLSDPEMVRYNRFPTKTLEERMEMIRVLPEVAEVVVQEHIMYDEIIDRLRPDYVVHGSNWAQGPESSIRKNVCVCLARYGGQLIEPPYTENAEVRNIDWRMREQLAMPEARRGRLRRLLAIVPIVKTIEVHNGLTGLIAEKTVVESDGGLDQFDAMWISSLCDSTSRGKPDIELVDLSDRIQTINEVMDVTTKPIILDMDTGGTAEHFAYNVRTLERLGVSAVIIEDKTGAKRNSLFGTEVAQTQDTIENFSEKIAAGKAAQRTEEFMIIARIESLILEKGLDDALARAEGYVAAGADGIMIHSRAKSPDEVIAFCDSFRAKHPNVPIVAVPSSYNTITEAELAAHGVRIVIYANQLTRSAFPAMENAARSILTHHRAHEIDSTLLPIKDIIRLIEVV is encoded by the coding sequence ATGAAGAAAGTATATACCTGCTTCTGCACCGACATCATCCACGAGGGGCATCGGAACCTCCTGCGTGCGGCGGCGGAGCTCGGCGAGGTCACGGTCGGCGTGCTCTCCGATCCGGAGATGGTGCGCTACAACCGCTTTCCGACGAAGACGCTCGAAGAGCGCATGGAGATGATCCGCGTGCTCCCCGAGGTCGCAGAGGTCGTCGTGCAGGAGCATATCATGTACGACGAGATCATTGACCGCCTGCGCCCCGACTACGTCGTGCACGGGAGCAACTGGGCGCAGGGACCCGAGTCCTCCATCCGCAAGAACGTATGCGTATGCCTTGCGCGCTATGGCGGTCAGCTCATCGAGCCGCCGTACACCGAAAACGCCGAGGTACGCAACATCGACTGGCGCATGCGCGAGCAGCTCGCAATGCCCGAGGCGCGGCGCGGGAGACTCCGCCGTCTCCTTGCGATCGTGCCGATCGTCAAGACAATCGAGGTGCACAACGGGCTCACGGGGCTCATTGCGGAGAAGACTGTCGTCGAGAGCGACGGTGGGCTTGACCAGTTCGACGCCATGTGGATCTCGAGCCTGTGCGACTCGACCTCGCGCGGCAAGCCTGACATCGAGCTCGTCGACCTCTCCGACCGCATCCAGACCATCAATGAGGTCATGGATGTCACGACGAAGCCCATCATCCTCGACATGGACACGGGCGGCACAGCGGAGCATTTTGCCTACAACGTCCGTACCCTCGAGCGCCTCGGCGTCTCTGCCGTCATCATCGAGGACAAGACGGGCGCGAAGCGCAACTCCCTCTTCGGCACGGAGGTCGCACAGACACAGGACACGATCGAGAATTTCTCCGAGAAGATCGCGGCGGGCAAGGCGGCACAGCGCACAGAGGAGTTCATGATCATCGCGCGCATCGAGAGCCTGATCCTCGAAAAGGGTCTTGACGATGCCCTCGCACGCGCGGAGGGCTACGTTGCGGCGGGTGCGGACGGCATCATGATCCACTCGCGCGCGAAATCGCCCGACGAGGTCATTGCATTCTGCGACAGCTTCCGTGCGAAGCATCCGAATGTCCCCATTGTCGCCGTACCCTCCTCCTACAACACGATCACGGAGGCAGAGCTCGCAGCGCACGGCGTGCGCATCGTCATCTACGCGAACCAGCTCACGCGCAGTGCCTTCCCCGCGATGGAGAACGCGGCGCGCTCCATCCTCACGCACCACCGCGCACACGAGATCGACAGCACGCTGCTGCCGATCAAGGATATCATTCGACTGATTGAGGTGGTATAG
- a CDS encoding phosphocholine cytidylyltransferase family protein: MGAHRVTRAVILAAGRGTRLAPLTDRVPKPLVPVNGTPIITTILDALNAAGISSITIVRGYCGAAFDALHAAYPHLAYIDNPDWETANNISSIALAGRDGLLEDSYVIEGDLFLANPAVITPTQERTNYIAFPVEATDDWCFDTDAAGKITHIDTASDHPCHQMLGLSYWTAEDGRRLAACANELYREECYRQLYWDEIALKYYLPEFSVHIRECTREDVWEIDTVEELRALEERIKSV, encoded by the coding sequence ATGGGTGCGCATCGTGTGACGCGCGCCGTGATCCTCGCAGCGGGACGCGGGACGCGTCTCGCGCCGCTGACGGATCGCGTGCCGAAGCCGCTCGTGCCCGTGAACGGCACGCCAATTATCACAACCATTCTCGATGCACTTAACGCGGCGGGGATTTCGTCGATTACTATTGTGCGGGGCTACTGCGGGGCGGCGTTTGACGCGCTGCACGCGGCGTATCCGCACCTCGCCTACATCGACAATCCCGACTGGGAGACGGCGAACAACATCTCCTCGATTGCGCTCGCGGGGCGTGATGGGCTGCTCGAGGACAGCTACGTCATCGAGGGCGACCTCTTCCTTGCAAATCCCGCAGTCATCACCCCCACGCAGGAGCGCACGAACTACATTGCCTTCCCCGTGGAGGCGACGGACGACTGGTGCTTCGATACGGACGCGGCGGGGAAGATCACACACATCGACACGGCGAGCGACCATCCCTGCCACCAGATGCTCGGGCTGTCCTACTGGACGGCAGAGGACGGACGGCGCCTTGCAGCGTGTGCAAACGAGCTTTACCGCGAGGAATGCTATCGTCAGCTCTACTGGGACGAGATTGCACTGAAATACTATCTGCCCGAGTTCTCCGTGCACATCAGGGAGTGCACGCGCGAGGACGTGTGGGAGATCGACACAGTGGAGGAGCTGCGGGCACTCGAGGAGCGGATAAAGAGCGTTTAG
- the trpS gene encoding tryptophan--tRNA ligase: protein MNDTNAVTPRRKIILSGIQPTGTFTLGNYLGAVKNWRRLQEEYDCYYFVADLHALTVYHEPAARRKASREAFALLLACGLDPDESLVFIQSHVPAHAQMGWMLSCLSPFGDLSRMTQFKDKSAKHPEDINAGLFTYPALMAGDILLYQADYVPVGADQTQHLEFTRNVAARFNHVYGETFRLPEGYFPKAGARVMSLQEPTAKMSKSDENAKATIYILDDEKTILKKFKSAVTDSEAEVAFREGKDGINNLMTIYAAITGNSMEEITAEFAGKGYGDFKTTVGTVVAEELRPIRENYARLMEDKAYLDAEIAKGAERATHIAEKTLRKTMRRMGLA from the coding sequence ATGAACGACACGAACGCAGTCACCCCCCGCCGCAAGATTATTCTGAGCGGCATCCAGCCCACCGGCACATTCACCCTCGGCAACTATCTCGGCGCGGTGAAGAACTGGCGGCGCTTGCAGGAGGAGTATGACTGCTATTATTTTGTCGCCGATCTGCACGCGCTGACGGTGTACCACGAGCCTGCTGCACGGCGCAAGGCGAGCCGTGAGGCGTTCGCGCTGCTCCTCGCGTGCGGGCTCGATCCCGACGAGAGCCTCGTCTTCATCCAGAGCCACGTGCCCGCGCACGCGCAGATGGGCTGGATGCTGTCCTGTCTCAGCCCGTTCGGCGATCTCTCGCGCATGACGCAGTTCAAGGACAAGTCGGCGAAGCACCCCGAGGACATCAACGCGGGTCTGTTCACGTACCCCGCGCTGATGGCGGGCGACATCCTGCTCTATCAGGCGGACTACGTGCCCGTCGGCGCAGATCAGACGCAGCACCTCGAGTTCACGCGCAATGTCGCAGCGCGCTTCAACCACGTCTACGGCGAGACGTTCCGCCTGCCTGAGGGCTATTTCCCGAAGGCGGGCGCGCGCGTCATGAGCCTACAGGAGCCGACGGCAAAGATGAGCAAATCGGACGAGAACGCAAAGGCGACGATTTACATTCTCGACGATGAGAAGACAATCCTCAAGAAATTCAAGTCCGCCGTGACGGACAGCGAGGCGGAGGTCGCGTTCCGTGAGGGCAAGGATGGCATTAACAATCTAATGACGATTTACGCGGCGATCACGGGCAATTCGATGGAGGAGATCACGGCGGAGTTCGCGGGCAAGGGCTACGGCGACTTCAAGACCACTGTCGGCACGGTGGTCGCCGAGGAGCTGCGCCCGATCCGAGAGAACTACGCGCGGCTGATGGAGGACAAGGCGTATCTCGACGCGGAGATTGCAAAGGGCGCGGAGCGTGCCACGCACATCGCGGAGAAGACGCTGCGCAAGACGATGCGGCGCATGGGGCTCGCCTGA